In Bacteroidales bacterium, the DNA window CATATTGTAGATTATCCTCACCACTTTGACTATAATCTTTCAATCTTTTCCAGCCGGAATAGCGTATGTAAAACATTCCCGTAAATTTATTTTTTCGATACGAAAATTCTGTCATACCATATACTGGAGGAATGTGATCGAGTGGAGTTTCTTTATCAACTCGTCCATACGTATAGGTAAGGTATGTTTTAGCGAACATATTTTCATTGAATTTTATCTTCATATTAAACTGATTACCAACAATATAAGCACTACCCGCATTGGTATTTGCTTGCACCTGGCAAAGTTGTCCGCCAAACATGACCGAGTCTTGTCCGTTAAGCTTTGCAGGCCTCAAAACAATTACATTATCAAGGTATGTGTAAAAAACTGTATTTTCTATGTTCCACCAATTTTCTTTCACATTTCTAATAGTAATCTCTGAGGAATATGCATACTCAGGTTTTAGGGTAGGAGATGGAATGACAAGCAAATGATCTCCTGCTTTGCTATCATTAACTTTTCCTACGTCATCGACATTTGGTGCTCTAAAACCTGAAGCAAAATTTACTGCTACACTCCACCCATTTGGTAATTTTAATACCCCACCTAAATTTCCACTGAAAGCACCATTTTTTTGTTCAACAATGTTATCGAATGGAAAACCTGTCAAGTTCATCATTGTATCGGTCCAAGCAGATTTAAGTTGAACATACTGATAACGTATTCCTTGAGTAAGGACAACTTTGGAACCGAATTCGATAGCATGATTCAAAAACGCTCCCCCACTATACATCATGTTATAATCATCTGGATAGCGCGATACGGCATTGTAAAGAATTGATCCAGTGTTGATGTTTTCATTGTATGCTTGAGACTTTACATCATCGTATCGCATCTCCAAACCATAACGCAATTCGCTACGCTTTATTTGCTTAGCAAAATCCAAATTCAGACTATATACTTTCACGTCTTCTTTTTGGTAACGACGATCCACTTTGTTGAATCTGCGAACAATTCTATCTTCATCTATTTTTTGAAAAGCAGCTACGACGCGTCCTTCGTCAGCGAATCCAAGCTGCTGACCCTCATAAGACAAAGCTCCCAGAAGCCTGTTTTGTGGCCCATAGTACCATTCGGCATACCTCATGTTACCACCAGACATCTCAGTAAGTCTATCATAGCGAGGCACGTTGCTGCTCGTACTGTATTGGACATTTGCTGTAAGTTTATGATGATCATTGATCTTAAAAGCAAATTTTTGAATGGCATCTGCTTGCCAATATCCACTATTTCGCTGGATATTTGGATTAGGATTCGCTACAGTGCTATCCACATCGTTTATACGTTGAAAATAATAAAGACATTTTCCAAAGTCGCCGTAAGCAGGGTTACGAATGTTTCCTGTTTTTAAATCTCCAAGATTTTTGTACGTAACGTTGGTATATGATGCTATTCTTTTCAAACCAACGAATAATCCCAAAGAATTAAATGTTTCGGCAGAAGCTGTGGCGTATTTAGTCATGGCCTTGCCGTGAATTTCCATTTTTCCAGATTTTGAAAAAATAGGATTAGGAGTAATCATAGATATCACCCCTCCAAGAGCATCGCTACCGTATACTACTGAGCCTGGCCCGTAAATTACTTCTACTCTATCCAACATTTCAGGATCAACAGTGATGATATTTTGTAAATGACCGCTCCGATAGATAGCATTGTTCATTCTAATACCATCAACGACAAGTAAAACACGATTGGCTTCTAATCCTCTCAGAATAGGACTACCTCCACCAAATTGACTTTGCTGAACATATGCAGTTGCAGTATTTTCAAGCAATTCACCAGTGGTCTGAGGTAACATTTCATGAATGGTAGCTGAAGGGATAATCCTTTGCAATTGAGGTAAATCTTCGCTACTTTCCCTGAATTTGCTTGCACTCACTACAACTTCTCTGATGGGAATAACAGCGTATTCCATGTAAATTTTCTTCGAAGCCTTGGCCTCTTTTGCTGTAATTTTAAAAGTTTTGTAGCCTATACATGTGAATACTAGCGAATCTTCATCATTAAACAGACTTAGATCTACTCGCCCATTTTCGTCAGAAAAAACTGTTTTTTCTGTTTTTAATTTCTGGATTTTAACATTACTTAATGGCAACAAAGTGTTTTTATCAATTATTTTAATTTCCTGGGCACGTAACAATGCCAATATTGAGGTTAATAAAAACCCAATCAAAAATCTTGTTTTCATAACTTTGCTTTTTTAAAAATTGAAACTTAATTCATTTAATCAATGAATGTAAAAGGGTAAACCTTTTTTATATCGTCAACACCAAGTATAAACTTCTGGTGGCTTAACTCGATTAAATACCCAAACTATTTCTCGTAGAATTCTATCTTTCTGTTTTAACTTGAAAAATCGACAATTTAAGCTAATAACACATGTTACCTTGTGTTGATAAAAAATTTTCATTTGAAAAATTGATAATACCAACGTTTGAATAGTTCGATCTTTTTGGGCGAAGCATTTTAACCAATTTTCAACTAACAACTTTTCTTTTTCATCCTTGTATACAAGGAGGATAACCGTATCATTTTTAATTTCTGCTTTTTTTATGTCGTACCAGTTGCCACGATAAACAATTTCATCTTTTTTTTCAAAACGTACCATCCCAGCCCAAAAATCTCTCAATGGAATGTACAACTGATTTAAATGCTCTTCCTCGGAAGAAGCAATGATGATTTTAGCTCTGAAATACACTATGTTTTGGAAGGTTTTGAAGACAAAATAATCTCCCATAGATACAAAAAGTACTAGAATAAGTAAAATGAAAGCACATATGGGTTTGAGAAATAATTTCATTTTCTGTTTGCCCCTTCAAATTTATAATTTTCAAAAATATAACCAATGCCATTTAAATTTATCCTGTTTATTAAATTCAAGAGTTGGTGCCGGAAATTTTAAAATATTTACAGCTTCAAAAAACTTTTTTAAATATTTATTTTTCACTGGCAAATGAGCAAGAGATAGATCCATCGAAAAAAAGAATTGAGGTTTTCTTGAAAATTGAGGTATGGGTATGCCATTTATTTCTAAAGGGTTTTGGGAAGCACCCACCATTCCATCAGCGCCATAACCAAAAGAAAAACCAAACCATTTGGGAATTCGTGAAAATAATGATGAAGGCCTAAACGTCAACCAATACGTCTGACCATTATAATCTTTTAGAATTTGATAATACCAACGCGACCCTAACAATTTCGGATTATACGAGGCATATTTTGTTGAGCTAAAAGAAAACTTCAGTATCAATACCCTTTCACTATCTAGAAATAAGGAGGCATCAGCAGCCAAGATTCCAAGCATATCAAAAAGCAAATCACCCCACGAAAAGCCCCAACCTTCTGAAAAACCATCAAGTACTTCAAAACCACCCATGAATGTCAATGCGTAAAAATTACTCCAATACAATGAAAGGCGCTTATTGTAGGATGCCAAATGAGCCATGTTAAATCCTGCCCTTGAGAAGTAAAAAGCGGTAAAGAAATGACCTACCTTATCCATTCCACACCACTCAGGCCAATCATTGAAGAAGTGGAAAGATTCTGTTGTATAGTTTTTATACCAAGCAAAATGAAGGTAAGTTAAACCACCAGCTATACCAGCCCCCATCAGACTATGGTAGTGCCATTTTCGTAGCCATGGTAATGTATCACCTTGTCCTTGCAGGTTCAAAAAAAAAAGATCATCAAAAAAGATCGCAACATGAATTTCAAGATAGAAATTTCTTGATTAGATTATAGTATTCCTCCTTATTGATAGAAAAAGTATTTTCGTAAGTAGACTTTTTGATTCCCTCCATTTGGACTAAAGAAGGTCTTGTTTTGGCAATTTTTTTCATCATCGTTTCATTGTAAATGGGATCTTCTTTTCCGTAAATAAGCAAAATTCCACTCAAACTAGCACCTTTGGATTGAAGTGCAAAGTAAGGTTCAAGCATATTTTTGTCGTAGCCAAGAGGTAACTTAACTTCTTTTCCAGTAACTTGTTTGATAGCTTTTTGTACATCATCCAATGTGGAATATGGAGAATCTGCTATAATTCTTGATATCTCACTACACCGCATTGCCCCGACTGCTAAAGATAACCCCGCTCCAATTCCCTTACCATATAGGTGGATAGTTCTATTGCGAGAATGATATTTTTTCACGTAATCAATAGCTGCGTTTAAATCTTTTTCAAACTGAGCATAAATGTAAAAATCCGGCTTTATTTCAAAATCTTGACTTTTACCGTAACCACGATAATCGTAGGTCAACACATTGTAACCTAATGAAACAAAATAGCTAGCTAGTTCAATAAGATCGGCCATATTTCCATCTCCATCGTCACTTAATATAATTAACTTATAAACTTCTTGATTGGGTTTGTATAACCATCCATACAATACATAGTTGTCCGAAGTCTTGATTGAGACTTCTTCGAACTTCAAACCATAATCGGCTGGAGTGGTTGCATATTCCCTTACCGGATTAAGAGAAAAAAGCGCACAAAATGCTAACAGGGACATGAAAAAAATTAACTTTTTCATATGCTCAAGAATTATAGGTTAAACTTTTCATGAGCTTCTTTCTTTAAAAAACTCGAAGCCTTTTGAAGGGCAGGTTCAGCACTTTTCATAAATTCCTCAAATATACCTGATATAAAATCGGTGGGAGTTGAGTCTTCAGTCAGACGACTGTGAACAACATTGATGATACGAATCATATCTTCTTTGGCGGAACGGATAAGCTGCCAAGCTTCATGAGACATGTAAATCTGCTGAGATAAATTATGATCAAACTCTTCACGGATGTTTTTTACCAACAAATGTTTAAACTCATTTACGGATAGAGTTGGATCAAATAACCTAAAAATTAAAGTTTCGGGATTAATTCTTTCAAGATATAACATCATCCTTTCATATGCTTGTAATTGGACTGGTAAGATAATTTTTTCTCTTTCAGTTATCCTTATTTTTTCCTGCATATTCTGTTGAGATTCGAGAAAATTTTTTATTAAGAAAAAAGCTGTCAAAAAAACCACGAGTGCAGGTATAGTCAATTTAACGATTTCCATGAGATCTTCCATCTTTTTTTTGACAAATATAAAACATTTTGGGTCATGAAAATATGTTACTTTTGGAAAAAGGCTCTATATGGATATTTCCAGAATTAAGCAAAACATTGAAGAAGCATTCGAACATAAAGAACTGCTGAAAGAAAAAAATTACCAAAATGCAGTAGAAGAAACTATTGCACTGCTTGATGAAGGTAAAATACGGGTAGCAACTCCTGGAATAAATCACAAATGGGAAACTCATGAATGGATCAAAAAGGCCATCCTTCTTTATTTTCAATTGAAGGAAATGAAATTATACGAACTCCCACCTTTTGAATTTTACGATAAAATTCCCCTTAAAACTAATTATAGATCAAAAGGTGTCCGAGTAGTACCTCATGCCATTGCTAGATATGGTTCATTTATTTCGGCTGGTGTTGTAATGATGCCATCTTATGTCAACATAGGAGCATATGTCGATGAAGGGACAATGATAGACACATGGGCTACAGTCGGCTCTTGCGCTCAAATCGGCAAATACGTGCATTTAAGTGGAGGGGTTGGGATTGGAGGAGTTTTAGAACCACCACAAGCTCAGCCAGTTATCATAGAAGATTATTGTTTCATCGGTTCACGTTCGATTATCGTTGAAGGAGTACACATTGGCAGAGAAGCAGTGATCGGAGCTGGGGTCATCCTTACTGCTTCCACTAAAATTATAGACGTCTCTAAAGAGAAATCCATCATTTATCAAGGATACGTGCCACCTAGATCTGTGGTAATTTCAGGATGTATGCCAAAAGAATTCCGTGCTGGAACGTATTACGTTCCCGTCGCATTAATCATCGGCGAAAGGAAACCATCTACAGACGTCAAAACTTCTCTTAACGAAACATTGAGATTTTTTAATGTCCCTGTTTGATCAATGATGATCTCCTTCATCATGCCCGTGTGAACAAGCTTTCTTGATTTTAGTTTCAGCAGGTGAGCGGTCGGTTAGATACCCAATTTTGTGAAAATGTTCTACGATCTGAGGGGTGTTCACCTTCGTACTGTCATAAACGATGGTAACGATCTTGGTTGTCACATCAGCTTTGACAAACTTAATTCCTTCCTTTTGCGACAATTCGTTTTCAATCAGTGCTTTTCCTCTTTCACAATGAAAACCAACCTTTAAATGAATTTCTCTTAAGTTAGGATTATCCTGGCTTTGGCAACATAAAAAAACACCACCCCACAGAAAAATTAAAACTAAAAACAACGTTCTCATATGTTTATGTCATTTTTGATGGATCTACCCAACGATCAAAATCCTCGGCAGAGACGAACCCCAATTGCACGGCAGCCTCTTTTAGGGTGATATCTTCGTTATAAGCTTTTTTAGCTACCATCGCAGCTTTTTCGTATCCAATATACGGATTTAAAGCAGTAACAAGCATAAGTGAATTGTTTAAATTTTCTTTGATGCGTTTTACATTAGGTTGAATTCCAACGACACAATTATTAGCAAAAGAATAACATGCATCTCCTAATATACGAGCAGCAAAGAGAAAGTTATATATCATCACAGGCATAAATACATTTAATTGAAAATGTCCTTGCATCCCACTTACGGTTATAGCAGTATCACAACCAATAACTTGAGCACAAACCATGGTCATAGCTTCTGCTTGAGTAGGATTTACCTTACCAGGCATAATGGACGATCCAGGTTCATTTTCTGGAAGTATAACTTCTCCGATTCCACATCGAGGCCCACTAGCTAAAAGACGAATGTTATTTGCGATATGCATCAAGCTTACAGCTACAGTTTTTAAAGCTGAACTGGCTTCAACGATACCATCATGGGCCGACATGGCCTCAAACTTGTTCTGTGCTACAACAAATGGGAATCCAGTAAACTGAGAGATATATTCAACAGCTTTTTCATCAAACCCCTTGGGAGCATTTAACCCTGTCCCAACTGCGGTTCCCCCAATGGGAAGCTCCAATAAATGGGAAAAAGAATTTTTTATGGTTTTGATGCCATGATCCAGCTGAGAGACATAGCCGGAAAATTCCTGTCCTAATGTCAATGGTGTTGCATCCATGAGATGTGTACGACCTGTTTTTACAATCGTTTTAAACTCTTCACTTTTACTTTGGAGTGTATCTCTAAGTTTTTCTAAAGCTGGAACAGTATGTGTAACCAGCATTTTGTAAGCAGATATATGCATGGCCGTGGGAAAAACATCATTGGTGCTTTGACTTTTATTAACATCGTCGTTAGGATGTAGAACTTTTTTCGTATCATCTAACTTACCTCCCATCAAAACATGAGCTCGATTCGCAATAACTTCATTGAGGTTCATGTTGGTTTGAGTTCCGGAGCCCGTTTGCCAAACCACTAGAGGAAACTGATCAGCTAATTCACCTTTGATGATCTCATCACAAACTCGTGCAATTAATTCTGCCTTTTCTTTTGAAAGAACTCCTAGATCATAATTGGCATAAGCCGCTGCTTTTTTAACTATAGCCAGAGCTTCAATCACTTCGACAGGCATCGGGGTGCCACCTATCTTAAAATTCTCTAAGGAACGTTGTGTTTGAGCACCCCAATACTTATCAACAGGAACTTTAACTTCCCCCATTGTATCGTGTTCTATTCTATAACCCATAATTAATTTTCATTTATTTACAAAAATAAAATGTTTAACTAAAATTAAGAACTTTGTAGAAAAAAATGAAACAAACTCTACGAATTGTTGTTACTGAAGACGGAAGTACTACTTTCTTCTCGCCTGATTATCAAGAACATTTCCACAGCATTTCTGGAGCTGTGGGCGAAAGCCAACACGTTTTTATCAAACAAGGATTCGTTCCCAAAGCAACACAAAAAAAAATAGTTCGCATACTAGAAGTAGGATTTGGAACAGGACTTAACATGGTTTTAACTTCTCTAGAAGCAAAAAAAATGGGTGTTAAAGTTCACTACATTGGAATTGAACCTCATCTGCTTCATTGGACCGAGGTTTCCAAATTGAATTATGCCGACATCTTAAATAATGAAGAAGTTCGCGAAATACTTATGAAAGCTTTTACTTCGAATTACGTCGTCCCACGATACATGAACGATAATCTTGTATTGCAAATTCTACAAGCACCTTTAGAAGAAGTTTCACTTAAACAGCTTTCTTTCGACGTTGTTTATTTTGACGCATTTAGCCCTAGTGCTCAACCCTCTTTATGGACTCAAGATGTATTTCGTAAAATTTTCGAAGCTATGCAGTTCGAAGGTTTTTTAGTTACATATGTTTCTAAAGGAGAAGTACGAAGAAACCTTGAAAGTATCGGTTTTATTGTAGAAAGGTTAAGTGGTTTTGGAAAAAAGCGTGAAATGCTCCGAGCCATAAAGCCTTTGGCAAAAATTCATGAACATCAAACTTCTAAAGATGAATGCTCAAAATATTAAGCTTTCTATCAGAGTATATGGTCTGATTTCTGAGAATGAACATATTTTAATTTCTTACGAAAATTGGTATGATCGCAGTTTCTTTAAGTTTCCTGGTGGAGGACTCGAGCCAGGCGAATCGCCCATTCAAACGTTGCATCGCGAGTTTAAGGAAGAAATGTCTATTGAAATAAAAGATGCAGAACTGATTCATATTCCTCATAAAGTTATCTTTTCAATTTTTTACCCCAATACTCAAGTAATTCCAATTTACTATCGAGTTAAAGTTCAAAAATACAAAGACTTCCCATTGTTGAGGAAAGAGATACAACTCCCCAAGTTAAAACATAGCGAATTTGTATTCTTTTGGGTACCCTTTCAAGATGTTGAAAATTTACTTAGCTTTGAAAGCGACAAAGATAGCTGGTTCATTTTTTTAAAAAAATATCATCAATAATGACTTTTAATAATCTTCCTTTTCTAAAGGATATCATAAAGAAACTTATTCACAACGTACAACAAAAAAAACTTGCTCACGCCCAGCTTTTTTGGGGTCCAGCAGGAAACGGAAAAATGGCTCTTGCATGGGCTTTTGCAAGCTATATTTTGTGCAAAAAGCGTTCTAACGAACAAGATCAAGAGGATAGTTGTGGAACATGCATATCTTGTCGGAAAATGCAAACTTTGACACATCCCGACTTTTATTGCATTTTTCCATTTCAAGCTGATGAAGGATCAAGCCCACTTACTTCTTTTGATTATATGAAAGAATTTAGATCATACATCATTCAACATCATGGGATGGTAGATTTTTACAGTTGGCTTCTTTTTACTCATAATGCTCGCAATGAAGAAAAGAAAAAACTCGGTATCATCAACGTAAAAACTATCGAGCAACTGATGGAATACATAGAATTAACTCCTGCAGAATCAGAATATAAAATTATTTTGATCTGGCTACCTGAATATATACAATATCAAGCTGCTCCCAAACTCTTGAAAATTCTCGAAGAACCACCTTTAAATACCATTTTTTTACTCGTATCAGAAAATAAAGATCAGATCCTTCCCACCATTCTTTCAAGGTTACAACAGTGGCATATTCCACCTATTTCAACTCAGCATATTCTTGAATTCTTGAACCGACATTTTTCAAATTTTAATAGAGAAGTTCTTATTTCTGCTTCATACTTTGCAAGAAACAATGCTAGCAAGGCTGTTGAATACTTACTTTACAAAGAACAATGGGAATTCATCTTGAATTTTTTTCGAAATTGGATGAGAGCTACTTATCAATTTTTACCTAGCAAATTACTTGAACTCACTCATGAATTTGCCCAATTTAGTCGTGACCAGCAAAAACAACTCATCATCGAATCCTCTTATTTTATTTCCGATGCATTAAAGTTACATTTTAATA includes these proteins:
- a CDS encoding alpha/beta hydrolase, encoding MSLLAFCALFSLNPVREYATTPADYGLKFEEVSIKTSDNYVLYGWLYKPNQEVYKLIILSDDGDGNMADLIELASYFVSLGYNVLTYDYRGYGKSQDFEIKPDFYIYAQFEKDLNAAIDYVKKYHSRNRTIHLYGKGIGAGLSLAVGAMRCSEISRIIADSPYSTLDDVQKAIKQVTGKEVKLPLGYDKNMLEPYFALQSKGASLSGILLIYGKEDPIYNETMMKKIAKTRPSLVQMEGIKKSTYENTFSINKEEYYNLIKKFLS
- the fumC gene encoding class II fumarate hydratase translates to MGYRIEHDTMGEVKVPVDKYWGAQTQRSLENFKIGGTPMPVEVIEALAIVKKAAAYANYDLGVLSKEKAELIARVCDEIIKGELADQFPLVVWQTGSGTQTNMNLNEVIANRAHVLMGGKLDDTKKVLHPNDDVNKSQSTNDVFPTAMHISAYKMLVTHTVPALEKLRDTLQSKSEEFKTIVKTGRTHLMDATPLTLGQEFSGYVSQLDHGIKTIKNSFSHLLELPIGGTAVGTGLNAPKGFDEKAVEYISQFTGFPFVVAQNKFEAMSAHDGIVEASSALKTVAVSLMHIANNIRLLASGPRCGIGEVILPENEPGSSIMPGKVNPTQAEAMTMVCAQVIGCDTAITVSGMQGHFQLNVFMPVMIYNFLFAARILGDACYSFANNCVVGIQPNVKRIKENLNNSLMLVTALNPYIGYEKAAMVAKKAYNEDITLKEAAVQLGFVSAEDFDRWVDPSKMT
- the mnmD gene encoding tRNA (5-methylaminomethyl-2-thiouridine)(34)-methyltransferase MnmD — protein: MKQTLRIVVTEDGSTTFFSPDYQEHFHSISGAVGESQHVFIKQGFVPKATQKKIVRILEVGFGTGLNMVLTSLEAKKMGVKVHYIGIEPHLLHWTEVSKLNYADILNNEEVREILMKAFTSNYVVPRYMNDNLVLQILQAPLEEVSLKQLSFDVVYFDAFSPSAQPSLWTQDVFRKIFEAMQFEGFLVTYVSKGEVRRNLESIGFIVERLSGFGKKREMLRAIKPLAKIHEHQTSKDECSKY
- a CDS encoding DUF2279 domain-containing protein; the encoded protein is MNLQGQGDTLPWLRKWHYHSLMGAGIAGGLTYLHFAWYKNYTTESFHFFNDWPEWCGMDKVGHFFTAFYFSRAGFNMAHLASYNKRLSLYWSNFYALTFMGGFEVLDGFSEGWGFSWGDLLFDMLGILAADASLFLDSERVLILKFSFSSTKYASYNPKLLGSRWYYQILKDYNGQTYWLTFRPSSLFSRIPKWFGFSFGYGADGMVGASQNPLEINGIPIPQFSRKPQFFFSMDLSLAHLPVKNKYLKKFFEAVNILKFPAPTLEFNKQDKFKWHWLYF
- a CDS encoding TonB-dependent receptor plug domain-containing protein, producing MKTRFLIGFLLTSILALLRAQEIKIIDKNTLLPLSNVKIQKLKTEKTVFSDENGRVDLSLFNDEDSLVFTCIGYKTFKITAKEAKASKKIYMEYAVIPIREVVVSASKFRESSEDLPQLQRIIPSATIHEMLPQTTGELLENTATAYVQQSQFGGGSPILRGLEANRVLLVVDGIRMNNAIYRSGHLQNIITVDPEMLDRVEVIYGPGSVVYGSDALGGVISMITPNPIFSKSGKMEIHGKAMTKYATASAETFNSLGLFVGLKRIASYTNVTYKNLGDLKTGNIRNPAYGDFGKCLYYFQRINDVDSTVANPNPNIQRNSGYWQADAIQKFAFKINDHHKLTANVQYSTSSNVPRYDRLTEMSGGNMRYAEWYYGPQNRLLGALSYEGQQLGFADEGRVVAAFQKIDEDRIVRRFNKVDRRYQKEDVKVYSLNLDFAKQIKRSELRYGLEMRYDDVKSQAYNENINTGSILYNAVSRYPDDYNMMYSGGAFLNHAIEFGSKVVLTQGIRYQYVQLKSAWTDTMMNLTGFPFDNIVEQKNGAFSGNLGGVLKLPNGWSVAVNFASGFRAPNVDDVGKVNDSKAGDHLLVIPSPTLKPEYAYSSEITIRNVKENWWNIENTVFYTYLDNVIVLRPAKLNGQDSVMFGGQLCQVQANTNAGSAYIVGNQFNMKIKFNENMFAKTYLTYTYGRVDKETPLDHIPPVYGMTEFSYRKNKFTGMFYIRYSGWKRLKDYSQSGEDNLQYATPWGMPGWHTLNVKAIYDLLPNLTFSIALENIMDVHYRKFASGISSPGRNLILSFRAKF
- a CDS encoding 2,3,4,5-tetrahydropyridine-2,6-dicarboxylate N-succinyltransferase, yielding MDISRIKQNIEEAFEHKELLKEKNYQNAVEETIALLDEGKIRVATPGINHKWETHEWIKKAILLYFQLKEMKLYELPPFEFYDKIPLKTNYRSKGVRVVPHAIARYGSFISAGVVMMPSYVNIGAYVDEGTMIDTWATVGSCAQIGKYVHLSGGVGIGGVLEPPQAQPVIIEDYCFIGSRSIIVEGVHIGREAVIGAGVILTASTKIIDVSKEKSIIYQGYVPPRSVVISGCMPKEFRAGTYYVPVALIIGERKPSTDVKTSLNETLRFFNVPV
- a CDS encoding heavy-metal-associated domain-containing protein; translated protein: MRTLFLVLIFLWGGVFLCCQSQDNPNLREIHLKVGFHCERGKALIENELSQKEGIKFVKADVTTKIVTIVYDSTKVNTPQIVEHFHKIGYLTDRSPAETKIKKACSHGHDEGDHH
- a CDS encoding NUDIX domain-containing protein, encoding MNIKLLKMNAQNIKLSIRVYGLISENEHILISYENWYDRSFFKFPGGGLEPGESPIQTLHREFKEEMSIEIKDAELIHIPHKVIFSIFYPNTQVIPIYYRVKVQKYKDFPLLRKEIQLPKLKHSEFVFFWVPFQDVENLLSFESDKDSWFIFLKKYHQ